From a region of the Gossypium raimondii isolate GPD5lz chromosome 10, ASM2569854v1, whole genome shotgun sequence genome:
- the LOC105778173 gene encoding histidine-containing phosphotransfer protein 4, giving the protein MERNPIRRQLAIMRQSLFDQGHVDEQFVQLEELQDDANPNFVEEVVTLYYRDSARIILNIEQALERKPFDFRKLDAYMHQFKGSSSSIGAKKVKAESTLFRECCKSGNGEGCMRSFQQLKKEYATLRKKFGAYFQLARQAGPVETASRPK; this is encoded by the exons ATGGAGAGAAACCCCATACGTAGGCAGCTTGCAATCATGAGGCAATCCCTGTTTGATCAG GGACATGTTGATGAACAATTCGTGCAGTTGGAGGAACTCCAAGATGATGCCAACCCCAATTTCGTAGAAGAAGTTGTCACCTTATACTACCGTGATTCAGCCAGAATAATCCTTAATATAGAACAGGCACT GGAGAGGAAGCCttttgattttagaaaattggATGCCTATATGCATCAGTTCAAAGGAAGCAGTTCAAG CATTGGAGCCAAAAAGGTGAAAGCTGAGAGCACACTGTTTAGGGAATGTTGCAAGTCTGGAAATGGAGAAGG ATGCATGAGGAGTTTCCAACAACTGAAGAAAGAATATGCAACATTGAGAAAGAAGTTTGGAGCTTATTTTCAG ctgGCAAGACAAGCTGGGCCGGTGGAGACCGCAAGTCGTCCCAAATAA